The following are encoded together in the Vanrija pseudolonga chromosome 7, complete sequence genome:
- the RAS1_3 gene encoding Ras-like protein: MSRRCATTILTGCRYDPTIEDSYRKQCIIDDEVALLDVLDTAGQEEYGAMREQYMRTGDGFLLVYSITSRSSFEEVSTFHQQILRVQDRDYFPVVVVANKCDLEYERQVQPHEGRDLAKRFGAQCIETSAKQRVNVDDAFVAVVRAIRKFQRQETGPAATVTSNNATGRPTQGGGVQGGPRNEQTNDEPSTGCCSGCVIL; encoded by the exons ATGTCGAGG CGCTGCGCAACAACAATACTGACTGGATGCAGATACGACCCTACCATTG AGGACTCGTACCGCAAACAGTGCATTATcgatgacgaggtggccctgctcgacgtgctggaCACTGCCGGCCAGGAGGAATATGGCGCGATGAGGGAGCAATACATGCGGACAG GTGACGGTTTCCTCCTCGTCTACTCGATcacgtcgcgcagctcgttcGAGGAGGTGTCGACGTTCCACCAGCAGATTCTTCGT GTCCAGGACAGGGACTACTTCCCTGTAGTGGTCGTTGCCAACAAGTGCGATCTCGAGTACGAGCGTCAGGTGCAGCCTCATG AGGGCCGTGACCTTGCCAAGCGTTTTGGCGCCCAGTGTATCGAGACGTCGGCAAAGCAGCGTGTGAACGTTGACGATGCGTTCGTCGCCGTGGTCCGCGCGATCCGAAAGTTCCagagg CAGGAGACTggcccagcggcgacggTCACCTCGAACAACGCGACCGGACGCCCGAcccagggcggcggcgtccaggGCGGCCCCCGCAACGAGCAGACTAATGATGAGCCCAGCACGGGTTGCTGCAGCGGCTGCGTGATTCTCTAG
- the RAS1_3 gene encoding Ras-like protein — translation MSRAQFLREYRLVVVGGGGVGKSALTIQFIQSHRCATTILTGCRYDPTIEDSYRKQCIIDDEVALLDVLDTAGQEEYGAMREQYMRTGDGFLLVYSITSRSSFEEVSTFHQQILRVQDRDYFPVVVVANKCDLEYERQVQPHEGRDLAKRFGAQCIETSAKQRVNVDDAFVAVVRAIRKFQRQETGPAATVTSNNATGRPTQGGGVQGGPRNEQTNDEPSTGCCSGCVIL, via the exons ATGTCGAGG GCACAGTTCCTGCGCGAGtaccggctcgtcgtcgtcggcggcggtg gTGTCGGCAAGTCGGCACTGACGATTCAGTTTATTCAGTCACAT CGCTGCGCAACAACAATACTGACTGGATGCAGATACGACCCTACCATTG AGGACTCGTACCGCAAACAGTGCATTATcgatgacgaggtggccctgctcgacgtgctggaCACTGCCGGCCAGGAGGAATATGGCGCGATGAGGGAGCAATACATGCGGACAG GTGACGGTTTCCTCCTCGTCTACTCGATcacgtcgcgcagctcgttcGAGGAGGTGTCGACGTTCCACCAGCAGATTCTTCGT GTCCAGGACAGGGACTACTTCCCTGTAGTGGTCGTTGCCAACAAGTGCGATCTCGAGTACGAGCGTCAGGTGCAGCCTCATG AGGGCCGTGACCTTGCCAAGCGTTTTGGCGCCCAGTGTATCGAGACGTCGGCAAAGCAGCGTGTGAACGTTGACGATGCGTTCGTCGCCGTGGTCCGCGCGATCCGAAAGTTCCagagg CAGGAGACTggcccagcggcgacggTCACCTCGAACAACGCGACCGGACGCCCGAcccagggcggcggcgtccaggGCGGCCCCCGCAACGAGCAGACTAATGATGAGCCCAGCACGGGTTGCTGCAGCGGCTGCGTGATTCTCTAG
- the RAS1_3 gene encoding Ras-like protein, whose amino-acid sequence MSRAQFLREYRLVVVGGGGVGKSALTIQFIQSHDSYRKQCIIDDEVALLDVLDTAGQEEYGAMREQYMRTGDGFLLVYSITSRSSFEEVSTFHQQILRVQDRDYFPVVVVANKCDLEYERQVQPHEGRDLAKRFGAQCIETSAKQRVNVDDAFVAVVRAIRKFQRQETGPAATVTSNNATGRPTQGGGVQGGPRNEQTNDEPSTGCCSGCVIL is encoded by the exons ATGTCGAGG GCACAGTTCCTGCGCGAGtaccggctcgtcgtcgtcggcggcggtg gTGTCGGCAAGTCGGCACTGACGATTCAGTTTATTCAGTCACAT GACTCGTACCGCAAACAGTGCATTATcgatgacgaggtggccctgctcgacgtgctggaCACTGCCGGCCAGGAGGAATATGGCGCGATGAGGGAGCAATACATGCGGACAG GTGACGGTTTCCTCCTCGTCTACTCGATcacgtcgcgcagctcgttcGAGGAGGTGTCGACGTTCCACCAGCAGATTCTTCGT GTCCAGGACAGGGACTACTTCCCTGTAGTGGTCGTTGCCAACAAGTGCGATCTCGAGTACGAGCGTCAGGTGCAGCCTCATG AGGGCCGTGACCTTGCCAAGCGTTTTGGCGCCCAGTGTATCGAGACGTCGGCAAAGCAGCGTGTGAACGTTGACGATGCGTTCGTCGCCGTGGTCCGCGCGATCCGAAAGTTCCagagg CAGGAGACTggcccagcggcgacggTCACCTCGAACAACGCGACCGGACGCCCGAcccagggcggcggcgtccaggGCGGCCCCCGCAACGAGCAGACTAATGATGAGCCCAGCACGGGTTGCTGCAGCGGCTGCGTGATTCTCTAG
- the ARB_06907 gene encoding uncharacterized protein, with amino-acid sequence MIQAKIDVGPEWEAVGPFPSGMREHPLLASPLHAFPRAGGHANADIDFARRPYGEGDWPSELPCGGRAAWARFTSSHEDDVVEVSFPADWDQLRADRGWASLQYSALLRTRVVIPPNAGAVLVDALQAVEYAFVADGDDDTPPTWYNGDVYAFGATPLGERDASGPSNFAKPVVLAPGGYTLLVRAIYECRMFGDPGVGNPPVIKVTFRAWAGAPASLLPGLGVFPDVVDGWLAGEWASVPLRAGHAPLVVDVDAEVAPGLRLKTVKTVHIQPYQTRPVALKIKQAKRLAADVKQLKVALGGFHWAIDVTHASISDTKSFRLTFASPAPEPRQPPALVSLAVVVPPAKPYEPPTFPVFLALHGAGVFNEEPGWRGEMPTVPLSWVILPSGRNEWGEDWHGGSMADVWAARDALAPAIAPIGVTVSNETVLIGHSNGGQGTWHLAARYPDRIRAAIIAAGYLKIQDYVPYTEHTGWRFADPALAGVLMSALSPYNNDLYASNLASVPILAIHGGADDNVPPRHGRAHVALVSAWTRGGADIKFVEYKGKDHYWPGIFREDAVKEFIEALPPKRSIDEVRKAGFTLATANPDESGGKGGIKIIELLAPGRLARLDVNAPQWKDGAGDGELDLHGTNIKRIEVTGYAQGEAATTFELENGEWAPVPSSSPLPPPRAYGPVIRLLSTRAPIVLVVPEASDSPLRSFAVRYANDLFTYHRVDVNILGDGDALRAVADGSLGSGSVVALGRPDQNRYSHWLIAQERIPLAFPTRGVMTIHGALVYEKGAGIVSLLPHPTAGDDALGAIVAGNDDAGFDLAARLLPLRTGVPIPDWAVTSTRSLWQGAGGFIGAGWWSREWGWSGRASWLDRE; translated from the exons ATGATACAGGCCAAGATTGACGTCGGGCCAGAGTGGGAGGCGGTCGGGCCGTTCCCAAG CGGCATGCGCGAACACCCCCTCCTCGCGTCCCCGCTCCACGCGTTCCCCCGCGCAGGGGGGCACGCGAACGCGGACATTGACTTTGCACGCCGGCCCTACGGGGAGGGGGACTGGCCATCCGAGCTGCCgtgcggcgggcgcgcagcCTGGGCGCGCTTCACGTCGTCCCACGAGGACGATGTCGTTGAAGTGTCCTTCCCGGCAGACTGGGaccagctgcgcgccgaccgcggcTGGGCGAGCCTGCAGTACTCTGCCTTGCTGCGTACACGCGTCGTCATCCCGCCCAACGCTGGTgcggtgctcgtcgacgccctccaGGCGGTCGAGTACGCTTTcgtggccgacggcgacgacgatacCCCGCCGACGTGGTACAATGGCGACGTTTACGCGTTCGGCGCGAccccgctcggcgagcgcgacgccagcgGCCCGAGCAACTTTGCCAAGcccgtcgtgctcgctccTGGCGGGTACACCCTCCTCGTGCGTGCCATCTACGAGTGCAGGATGTTCGGCGACCCCGGCGTCGGGAACCCGCCAGTGATCAAGGTGACCTTCCGCGCGTGGGCTGGTGCGCCGGCAAGTCTCCTCCCGGGCCTCGGGGTGTTCCCGGACGTGGTAGACGGGTGGTTGGCTGGCGAGTGGGCCTCGGTGCCCCTCCGCGCAGggcacgcgccgctcgtggtcgacgtcgacgccgaggtcgcgcctGGACTGCGGCTCAAGACGGTTAAGACAGTGCACATCCAGCCGTACCAGACCCGCCCGGTGGCCCTCAAGATCAAGCAGGccaagcgcctcgccgccgacgtcaagcAGCTGaaggtcgccctcggcggcttCCACTGGGCGATCGACGTCACGCATGCTTCCATCTCGGACACCAAGTCGTTCAGGCTCACGTTCGCTAGCCCCGCCCCGGAGCCACGGCAGCCGCCAGCGCTTGTGTCTCTCGCTGTTGTCGTACCCCCCGCAAAACCCTACGAGCCGCCCACCTtccccgtcttcctcgccctgCACGGCGCAGGCGTGTTCAACGAGGAGCCCGGGTGGAGAGGGGAGATGCCGACCGTGCCCCTCTCGTGGGTCATCCTGCCGTCCGGCCGCAACGAGTGGGGCGAGGACTGGCATGGTGGAAGCATGGCCGATgtctgggcggcgcgtgacGCACTCGCGCCGGCCATCGCGCCGATTGGCGTGACCGTGTCTAATGAGACTGTCCTCATCGGCCACTCTAATGGAGGCCAGGGAACATGGCATCTCGCAGCGCGCTATCCCGATCGCATTCGCGCCGCTATCATTGCGGCAGGGTATCTCAAGATCCAGGACTACGTGCCGTACACTGAACATACGGGGTGGCGGTTTGCCGACCCAGCGCTCGCTGGCGTACTAATGTCTGCGCTCTCGCCCTACAACAACGACCTGTACGCGTCAAACCTTGCTTCTGTTCCAATCCTCGCCatccacggcggcgcagacgacAACGTGCCCCCGCGCCATGgccgcgcgcacgtcgccctcgtctcggcgtggacgcgcggcggcgcagacaTCAAGTTTGTCGAgtacaagggcaaggaccACTACTGGCCCGGCATCTTCCGCGAGGACGCCGTCAAGGAGTTTATCGAGGCGCTCCCGCCCAAGCGCAGcatcgacgaggtgcgcaaGGCAGGCTTTACGCTCGCGACTGCCAACCCGGACGAATCGGGTGGTAAAGGCGGCATCAAGATCATCGAGCTGCTCGCTCCCGGCCGACTGGCGAGGCTGGACGTCAACGCGCCGCAGTGGAaggacggcgctggcgacggcgagctcgacctccacGGAACCAACATCAAGCGTATCGAGGTGACTGGCTATGCGCAGGGTGAGGCCGCAACCACGTTTGAGCTGGAGAATGGGGAATGGGCGCCAGTgccatcctcctccccactccccccaccccgcgcgTACGGCCCAGTCATCCGGCTGCTTTCAACCCGGGCGCCGATTGTTCTGGTCGTACCTGAGGCGAGCGACTCACCGCTTCGATCATTCGCCGTGCGATACGCCAACGACCTGTTCACATACCACCGTGTCGACGTCAATATTCTCGGTGATGGCGATGCGCTCCGTGCAGTCGCCGACGGATCTCTTGGCTCGGGCAGTGTCGTCGCTCTTGGCCGCCCCGACCAGAACAGGTACAGCCACTGGCTTATCGCCCAGGAACGTATTCCTC TCGCATTCCCCACGCGGGGTGTAATGACTATtcacggcgcgctcgtgtaCGAAAAGGGTGCTG GCATAGTATCGCTGCTCCCACATCCGACGGCGGGGGACGACGCGCTGGGCGCCATCGTGGctggcaacgacgacgcagggTTCGACCTCGCTGCGAGGCTCTTGCCTCTGCGCACGGGCGTCCCCATTCCCGACTGGGCAgtgacgagcacgaggagctTGTGGCAGGGCGCCGGTGGCTTTATTGgcgctgggtggtggtcgagagAGTGGGGGTGGAGTGGTAGGGCGAGCTGGCTGGATCGTGAGTAA
- the mcm3 gene encoding DNA replication licensing factor mcm3: MAEFASTQDNNFVLADDLMRDRARQFTEFLEDERQINYNYREAIRRMLDLEQNRLIVNLDDLRDYDRSYADGLLLEPTSYVPAIESALQQLVAGLHDPLKHNITGKEYHVGFRGSFGQQHVNPRTLRASQIGKMISLEGIVTRCSLVRPKMLKSIHYCPDTTKFHSRSYHDSTMIAPSSTLTGSTTVIPQDDGEGHRLLMEYGLSTFRDHQAINIQEMPERAPAGQLPRSIEIVLSDDLVDVCKPGDRIQLVGVYKSLGGGQGARGFTTQLIANNVLLLSSKQGGGIAQAPLTDTDIRNINKVSKKRNVIDLLSQSLAPSIFGFQYIKQAILLLLLGGEEKNLKNGGHIRGDINVLMVGDPSTAKSQMLRFVLNTAPLAIATTGRGSSGVGLTAAVTTDKDTGERRLEAGAMVLADRGVVCIDEFDKMSDVDRVAIHEVMEQQTVTIAKAGIHTTLNARCSVVAAANPIYGQYDVHKDPHKNIALPDSLLSRFDLLFVVTDDSDEQRDRQISEHVLRMHRYLQPGVEEGTPAVENLQQNLDVGGDVEESRTTETPVFEKWNPLLHGGVTTSSGRGANKKKEVLTIAFIKKYIQYSKSRIHPTLTKGAADYIVSVYAALRNDDLASNQRRTSPLTARTLETLIRLATAHAKARLSSTVTSDDALAAEELLRYALFKEVIRPERRKRRKLNPGAGSDASSDEEDEEEEEEGAEVTASQREKAAEKAKRIERTSPQRPGRPSRRRGAPSATPAPAADADAEAVDQDIDMAEVEEEEGSATIDPARLDLFRARMSAVFESDVAAEGYATFEDLLPEVNKELSHEDMFSTAQAKAAIAAMAERNELMEADGTVYKV, from the exons ATGGCAGAGTTCGCGAGCACACAGGACAACAACTTTGTCCTCGCAGACGACCTCATGCGCGATCGCGCGAGGCAGTTTACAGAGTTTCTCGAGGATGAG CGCCAAATAAACTACAACTACCGCGAGGCGATCCGCCGCATGCTCGACCTTGAGCAGAACCGACTcatcgtcaacctcgacgacctgcgcgacTATGACCGGTCGTACGCGGATGGATTGCTCCTCGAGCCAACGTCCTACGTCCCCGCCATCGAGTCGGccctccagcagctcgtgGCCGGATTGCACGACCCCTTGAAGCACAACATCACGGGCAAGGAGTACCACGTCGGCTTCCGCGGCTCGTTTGGCCAGCAGCACGTCAACCCGCGTACCTTGCGCGCCAGCCAGATCGGCAAGATGATCTCGCTTGAGGGCATCGTCACCCGCTGCTCCTTGGTCCGCCCCAAGATGCTCAAGTCGATCCACTACTGCCCCGACACAACAAAGTTCCACTCGCGCTCGTACCACGACTCGACCATGATCGCGCCGTCATCCACCCTCACAGGCTCGACGACCGTCATCCCTCAAGATGACGGAGAGGGACACCGCCTGCTGATGGAATACGGCCTCTCCACCTTCCGCGACCACCAGGCCATCAACATCCAGGAGATGCCTGAGCGCGCCCCGGCCGGTCAGCTCCCGCGCAGTATCGAGATTGTCCTTAGcgatgacctcgtcgacgtctgCAAGCCCGGTGACCGTATCCAGCTGGTCGGCGTCTACAAGAGTCTTGGTGGTGGCCAGGGTGCCCGTGGCTTCAC GACTCAGCTCATCGCCAACAACGTCCTCCTTCTGTCGTCCAAGCAGGGTGGTGGTATCGCCCAGGCCCCCCTCACCGACACGGACATTCGCAACATCAACAAGGTCTCCAAGAAGAGAAACGTCATCGACCTCTTGTCGCagtcgctcgcgccgtccaTCTTCGGCTTCCAGTACATCAAGCAGGCCATTCTTCTCCTCCTGCTCGGTGGTGAGGAGAAGAACCTCAAGAACGGTGGTCACATCCGTGGTGACATCAACGTGCTCATGGTCGGTGACCCGTCCACTGCCAAATCTCAAATGTTGCGCTTTGTCCTCAACACTGCGCCACTTGCCATTGCGACGACTGGCCGAGGATCCTCCGGTGTCGGTCTCACGGCCGCGGTCACCACGGACAAGGACACTGGCGAGCGTCGTCTCGAGGCTGGTGCCATGGTGCTTGCCGACCGTGGTGTCGTGTGTATCGACGAGTTTGACAAGATGTCGGATGTCGACCGAGTGGCTATTCACGAAGTGATGGAGCAGCAGACGGTCACCATTGCCAAGGCTGGTATCCACACGACCCTCAACGCCCGCTgcagtgtcgtcgccgctgccaaccCGATCTACGGCCAGTACGATGTTCACAAAGACCCTCACAAGAACATTGCCCTGCCCGACTCGCTTCTGTCACGTTTCGACTTGCTGTTCGTTGTCACCGATGACTCGGACGAGCAGCGTGACCGCCAGATCTCGGAGCACGTGCTGAGGATGCACCGCTACCTCCAGCCTGGTGTCGAGGAGGGTACGCCCGCTGTCGAGAACCTGCAGCAgaacctcgacgtcggcggtgacGTCGAGGAGTCGCGCACGACCGAGACGCCCGTGTTTGAAAAGTGGAACCCCCTCCTGCACGGCGGTGTTACAACGTCGTCTGGCCGCGGTGccaacaagaagaaggaggtgCTCACCATCGCCTTCATCAAGAAGTACATCCAGTACTCGAAGAGCCGTATCCACCCGACCTTGACAAAGGGCGCCGCCGACTACATTGTCAGCGTGTACGCTGCACTGCGTAACGATGACCTGGCCAGCAACCAGCGCCGCACTTCGCCCCTGACAGCCCGtacgctcgagacgctcatCCGTCTCGCCACTGCCCACGCCAAGGCTCGTCTCTCGTCCACAGTTACCTCGGAcgatgccctcgccgccgaggagctcctccGCTACGCCCTCTTCAAGGAGGTGATCCGCCCCGAGCGTCGCAAGCGCCGCAAGCTCAACCCCGGAGCTGGTTCCGACGCCTCCtctgacgaggaggacgaggaggaggaagaggagggtGCCGAGGTGACGGCGTCGCAGCGCGAgaaggcggccgagaaggccaagcgTATCGAGCGGACATCCCCTCAGCGCCCCGGCCGGCCATCACGCCGACGTGGCGCGCCGTCTGCCACGCCAGCCCCCGcagccgacgcggacgccgaggctgtcgacCAGGACATCGACATGGcagaggtggaggaggaggagggctCGGCGACAATCGACCCTGCCCGCCTTGACCTCTTCCGCGCGCGCATGAGCGCCGTGTTCGAGTCGGATGTCGCAGCCGAAGGCTACGCGACGTTTGAGGACCTCCTGCCCGAGGTCAACAAGGAGTTGAGCCACGAGGACATGTTTAGCAcggcgcaggccaaggcggccatTGCTGCCATGGCTGAGCGCAACGAGCTGATGgaggccgacggcaccgTGTACAAGGTTTAA
- the sti1 gene encoding Heat shock protein sti1: MSAEQLKAEANKAFSAKDYPNATKLYSQAIELDPTNHVLFSNRSASKAGAKDYKGALEDADKTIELNPAFAKGYARKGAALHGLREYPDAVMAYEAGLQKEPDNAILKKGLDEVKNAMDRDAFSGPGGDMGLGKLFSDPNLVSKLQNNPKTAEFMKDPAFASKIAALQTSGGQPDVQSLFGDTRMLTVLGVLMGVDIDAMERPEGSDATPPGFQQQPPQASSSSSAPPRAASPKKASPPPPAPKDEPMDVEPSPDAEAKKEADELKVKGNAAYKARKFDEAIDLYSKAWETYPKDVAYLSNLSAVYFEKGDYQKAIETAEKAVEEGRELRADYKVIARAYGRIGTSYTKLNDLDNAIKFYQKSLTEHRTPDILAKLREVEKAKAESARLAYLDPAKADEAREEGNAAFKAGNFADAVKAYSEAIKRGPTDPRSYTNRAAAYTKLLALPEALKDANEAIKQDPTFIKAYIRKALVQQGMKDHTAALETLQKAAEADKDHKHTNELQSNMAKVMGELQTQRSTETDEQTYERAMRDPEVQQIMSDPIMRQILSDAQQNPAALQDHMKNPSVAAKIQKLINAGIIRTR; the protein is encoded by the exons ATGTCG GCTGAGCAGCTCAAAGCCGAGGCCAACAAGGCCTTCTCCGCCAAGGACTACCCCAATGCCACAAAGCTCTACTCCCAGGCCATTGAGCTTGACCCCACAAACCACGTCCTCTTCTCCAACCGCTCGGCATCCAAGGCCGGCGCCAAGGACTACAAGGGCGCTCTCGAGGACGCTGACAAG ACCATCGAGCTCAACCCCGCCTTCGCCAAGGGCTACGCGCGCAAGGGCGCCGCCCTCCATGGCCTGCGCGAGTACCCCGACGCGGTGATGGCGTACGAGGCTGGTCTGCAGAAGGAGCCCGACAACGCCATCCTCAAGAAGGgtctcgacgaggtcaagaacGCCATGGACAGAGATGCTTTCAGCGGACCTGGCGGTGACATgggcctcggcaagctctTCTCGGACCCCAACCTCGTCTCCAAGCTCCAGAACAACCCCAAGACTGCCGAGTTCATGAAGGACCCCGCGTTCGCTTCCAAGATTGCCGCCCTCCAgaccagcggcggccagccCGACGTCCAGTCGCTCTTTGGCGACACGAGAATGCTCAcggtcctcggcgtgctcatgggcgtcgacattgacgccaTGGAGAGGCCCGAGGGATCGGACGCCACCCCTCCCGGattccagcagcagcctccccaggcctcgtcgtcgtcgtcggctcctCCCagggccgcctcgcccaagaaggcctcgccgcccccaccagcTCCCAAGGACGAGCCCATGGACGTCGAGCCCAGCCcggatgccgaggccaagaaggaggccgacgagctcaaggtcaAGGGCAATGCCGCGTACAAGGCGCGCAAGTTTGACGAGGCCATCGACTTGTACAGCAAGGCTTGGGAGACGTACCCCAAGGACGTTGCCTACCTCTCCAACTTGAGCGCCGTCTACTTTGAGAAGGGTGACTACCAGAAGGCTATCGAGACTGCCGAGAaggctgtcgaggagggccgcgagctccGTGCCGACTACAAGGTCATTGCCAGGGCATACGGCCGTATCGGCACCTCGTACACCAAGCTCAACGACCTGGACAACGCCATCAAGTTCTACCAGAAGTCGTTGACCGAGCACCGCACCCCCGACATTCTCGCCAAGCTGCGTGAGGttgagaaggccaaggccgagtcTGCTCGCCTTGCCTACCTTGACCCCGCCAAGGCCGatgaggcgcgcgaggagggcaacGCCGCTTTCAAGGCCGGCAActttgccgacgccgtcaaggccTACTCCGAGGCCATCAAGCGTGGCCCCACCGACCCCCGCTCGTACACGAACCGTGCCGCCGCTTACACCAAGCTGCTGGCTCTTcccgaggcgctcaaggacgccaaCGAGGCCATCAAGCAGGACCCTACTTTCATCAAGGCGTACATCCGCAAGGCTCTCGTCCAGCAGGGCATGAAGGACCACActgccgccctcgagacCCTCCagaaggctgccgaggccgacaaggaccACAAGCACACCAACGAGCTGCAGAGCAACATGGCCAAGGTTATGGGCGAGCTGCAGACCCAGCGCTCGaccgagacggacgagcaGACGTACGAGCGTGCCATGCGCGACCCCGAAGTGCAGCAGATCATGTCGGACCCCATCATGCGCCAGATTCTCTCGGACGCGCAGCAGAACCCCGCTGCGCTCCAGGACCACATGAAGAACCCTTCAGTGGCTGCCAAGATTCAGAAGCTTATCAACGCTGGTATCATTCGTACCAGGTAA
- the ACX1.2_1 gene encoding Putative peroxisomal acyl-coenzyme A oxidase 12 codes for MTTPPDWVMQLLPAAPTGAHLLAAERAGSNVDSGRIAELIHGGRAELASRARVEAAIAADPRLDMDESASWSRVEKIEHSLERGKVLKRLRKQHNWTDTEYAFATRIQGDGNVYNLHDSAFIRVLKDQSTDEQKAAFLADAENDRIIGCYAQTELSHGSNVRGLETTATWDPSDKTFIIHSPAITSAKWWIGSMGRTANYAMVMAQLIVGGKNIGPNTFLVPIRDLKTHEPLPNVFVGDIGPKVGYNLVDNGFAIFNQHKIPHLNMMARFGWVDPATNQFKRRGSPTLTYGGMTYLRVGIAFDAATALARGAAVAIRYTAVRQQFQDEDDPNAKGETAVLNYKMVQYRLLPALARSYALHFAGRELQALFNRFDTAMKSDQNAALAILGDLHLTSCAMKTYATTVAVEGIETCRRSMGGHGYSAYAGLGHLYGEQLPSATYEGDNYVLTKQVARSLLKSAGDVITGKGGDTPLDRALRHYAERKDTGAAFDVLNDDEQLVAAFGWRVAHQTFEILRLKMKAKETWNNLLVPIWRLSTAYSEWVTVRAFYERVSGAGRERLVADVGAPSADAIAQLFRLYALITLEERTGDFAESGAVNAQQFGLARHRAIGSVIDAVRPHALNLAEGWGLSDFVLNSSLGRSDGNGYEDMFRKAAANPVNGLTFDPDPNSDIMVKRRDRLAKL; via the exons ATGACGACACCGCCAGACTGGGTAAtgcagctgctgcccgccgcgccgacgggcgcgcacctcctcgctgccgagcgcgcggggaGCAACGTCGACTCTGGGCGGATCGCCGAGCTGATccacggcgggcgggccgagctggcgtcgcgcgcgcgcgtcgaggctgccATTGCCGCGGACCCCAGGCTGGACAtggacgagtcggcgtcgtggagCCGCGTGGAGAAGATTGAGCActcgctcgagcgcggcaaggTGCTCAAGCGGCTGCGCAAGCAGCATAACTGGACAGACACAGAGTACGCGTTCGCGACGCGCATACAGGGAGACGGCAACGTGTACAACCTGCACGACTCGGCCTTCATCCGCGTCCTGAAGGACCAGTCGACCGACGAGCAGAAggccgccttcctcgccgacgcggagaACGACCGCATCATCGGGTGCTATGCCCAGACTGAGCTATCGCACGGCTCCAACGTCCGCGGCCTCGAGACCACGGCCACCTGGGACCCGAGCGACAAGACGTTCATCATCCACTCGCCGGCCATCACGTCGGCAAAGTGGTGGATCGGGTCCATGGGCCGCACGGCAAACTATGCCATGGTCATGGCGCAGctcatcgtcggcggcaagaaCATTGGCCCGAACACCTTCTTGGTCCCTATCCGCGACTTGAAGACCCACGAGCCCCTGCCCAACGTGTTTGTGGGCGACATTGGCCCCAAGGTCGGGTACAA CCTCGTGGACAATGGCTTTGCCATCTTCAACCAGCACAAAATCCCCCATCTCAACATGATGGCGCGGTTCGGGTGGGTCGACCCCGCGACGAACCAGTTCAAgcggcgcggctcgccaACACTCACGTACGGCGGCATGACGTACCTGCGTGTCGGGATCGCGTTCGACGCGGCCACTgccttggcgcgcggcgcggccgtggcgaTCCGGTACACTGCCGTGCGGCAGCAGTtccaggacgaggacgacccgaacgccaagggcgagaCGGCGGTGCTCAACTACAAGATGGTCCAGTACCGCCTTTTGCCTGCGCTGGCGCGGTCGTACGCGCTCCACTTTGCCGGGCGCGAGCTGCAGGCGCTCTTCAACCGCTTCGACACGGCGATGAAGAGCGACCAgaacgcggcgctcgccatcctcggcgacctgcaCCTGACCTCGTGCGCGATGAAGACGTACGCGaccaccgtcgccgtcgagggcatCGAGACGTGCCGCCGCTCCATGGGCGGGCACGGGTACTCTGCGTACGCGGGCCTCGGGCACCTGTACGGCGAGCAGCTGCCGTCCGCCACGTACGAGGGCGACAACTACGTCCTCACGAAGCAGGTCGCGCGCAGCCTCCTCAAGTCGGCCGGCGACGTCATcaccggcaagggcggcgacacgcccctcgaccgcgcgctcAGGCACtacgccgagcgcaaggacactggcgcggcgttcgacgtgctcaacgacgacgagcagctcgtggCCGCGTTCGgctggcgcgtcgcgcaccaGACGTTTGAGATCCTCCGCCTGAAAATGAAGGCCAAGGAGACGTGGAACAACCTGCTCGTGCCGATCTGGCGCCTGTCGACGGCCTACTCGGAGTGGGTGACCGTTCGTGCGTTCTACGAGCGCgtgagcggcgccggccgcgagcggctcgttgccgacgtcggcgcgccctcggcggaTGCGATCGCGCAGCTGTTCCGCCTGTACGCGCTCatcacgctcgaggagcgtACCGGCGACTTTGCGGAGTCTGGCGCCGTCAACGCGCAGCAGTttggcctcgcgcgccaccGCGCCATCGGCAGCGTGATTGACGCCGTCCGCCCACACgccctcaacctcgccgagggctgGGGTCTCTCCGACTTTGTCCTCAACTCGTCCCTCGGCCGCTCGGACGGTAACGGTTACGAGGACATGTTCCGCAAGGCGGCCGCCAACCCCGTCAACGGCCTCACGTTTGACCCCGACCCAAACTCGGACATCATGGTCAAGAGGCGGGACCGCCTCGCAAAGCTGTAA